In one Flavobacteriales bacterium genomic region, the following are encoded:
- a CDS encoding response regulator transcription factor, translating into MRALIVEDEPQVAAFIAAELGRMGFTVDQAADGLEGIRQAQEHRYAIILLDWMLPKRNGIEVCKAIRTSDPHVPILMLTALDGVEEQVKGLGAGADDYLAKPFDIAVLLARVNALIRRTQGRGTDKLLVCGDLVMDHEAKRVTRADQEIRLTAREYALLHHLLTHQGRVLDRATILDQVWDTSFETESNVVDVYINMLRRKVDKPFGRPLIHTVTGMGYVLRNDRP; encoded by the coding sequence ATGCGTGCGCTCATCGTCGAGGACGAACCCCAGGTGGCCGCCTTCATCGCCGCGGAGCTCGGCCGGATGGGCTTCACCGTGGATCAAGCGGCCGATGGCCTGGAGGGCATCCGGCAGGCGCAGGAGCACCGCTATGCCATCATCCTGCTCGACTGGATGCTGCCCAAGCGCAACGGCATCGAGGTGTGCAAGGCCATCCGCACCTCCGACCCCCATGTCCCCATCCTCATGCTCACCGCGCTGGACGGCGTGGAGGAGCAGGTGAAGGGCCTGGGCGCCGGCGCGGACGACTACCTGGCCAAGCCCTTCGACATCGCCGTGCTGCTCGCGCGGGTCAATGCGCTCATCCGCCGGACGCAGGGGCGCGGCACCGACAAGCTGCTGGTGTGCGGCGACCTGGTGATGGACCATGAGGCCAAGCGGGTGACCCGCGCCGACCAGGAGATCCGGCTCACCGCCCGCGAGTATGCCCTCCTGCACCACCTCCTCACGCATCAGGGCAGGGTGCTGGACCGCGCCACCATCCTGGATCAGGTCTGGGACACCAGCTTCGAGACCGAATCGAACGTGGTGGACGTGTACATCAACATGCTCCGCCGCAAGGTGGACAAGCCCTTCGGCCGTCCGCTCATCCACACGGTGACGGGCATGGGCTATGTGCTGCGCAACGATCGGCCATGA
- a CDS encoding inorganic diphosphatase: MTHPWHGIAPGAHAPQRVNAIIEIPKGSSGKYELHKESGLLMLDRALFSAVHYPANYGFIPQTYCDDKDPLDILVLSSLALPHRCLVDATVIGVMRMVDRGEADDKIIAVATKDESVNHITDIAQLAPHTEKQIRRFFMDYTVLEGKEVKVEAFQGRAEALRIVQEGMALYASTFGGKG; this comes from the coding sequence ATGACCCACCCCTGGCACGGCATCGCCCCCGGCGCGCACGCCCCGCAGCGCGTCAACGCCATCATCGAGATCCCCAAGGGCAGTTCCGGCAAGTACGAGCTGCACAAGGAAAGCGGCCTCCTCATGCTCGACCGCGCCCTCTTCAGCGCCGTGCACTACCCGGCCAACTACGGCTTCATCCCGCAGACCTATTGCGACGACAAGGACCCGCTGGACATTCTGGTGCTCAGCAGCCTCGCCCTGCCGCACCGCTGCCTGGTGGATGCCACGGTGATCGGCGTGATGCGCATGGTGGACCGCGGCGAGGCCGACGACAAGATCATCGCCGTGGCGACGAAGGACGAGAGCGTGAACCACATCACCGACATCGCGCAGCTGGCGCCGCACACCGAGAAGCAGATCCGGCGCTTCTTCATGGACTACACCGTGCTGGAGGGGAAGGAGGTGAAGGTGGAGGCATTCCAGGGGCGCGCGGAGGCGCTGCGGATCGTGCAGGAGGGCATGGCGCTCTATGCGTCCACCTTCGGCGGCAAGGGCTGA
- a CDS encoding SulP family inorganic anion transporter yields the protein MSNTKLPLTGLAGLKENWRSDLLSGFIVFLIALPLCLGISLASGVPPMAGLITAIIGGLLVSRINGSHVTINGPAAGLIVVILGAVESLGGGDSMAGYRSMLAAVVVSGALLFLLGRMKAGRLGDFFPSSAVHGMLAAIGVIILSKQAHVALGVKPEGKEPLELLAEIPNSLLHMNPEVAIIGGVSLLIMFLLPVIRNRWVKMIPAPMVVVLVGIALGHWFDLEHEHKYLFLDGHEYSIGPKFLVTLPESLADGFVFPDWSKAFTLPFLIAVVSITLVQGIESLLSAKAVDKLDPWKRESDLNKDLSAVGAGSALAGLVGGLPMIAEIVRSSANVNNGGRTGWANFFHGAFLLVFIAAFPTLIHSIPLAALGAILMYTGYRLAAPQHFRHTLQIGREQLSIFVTTLIVTLATDLIIGVFSGIALKIIIHLSRGASLRSLFKPNLHLRYDSLADRFVLEVHDAAIFSNYLGLKKRLDSIPPKNHVRVDFDRATLVDHTVMEHVFAYKEKYERDGGTFEVTEMGHLVPRSQHPHAARRKSRKAVMHA from the coding sequence ATGAGCAACACGAAGCTTCCCCTCACCGGGCTCGCCGGCCTCAAGGAGAACTGGCGCAGCGACCTCCTCTCCGGTTTCATCGTCTTCCTCATCGCCCTGCCGCTCTGCCTGGGCATCTCGCTCGCCTCCGGCGTGCCGCCCATGGCGGGCCTCATCACCGCGATCATCGGCGGCCTGCTCGTCTCCCGCATCAACGGCAGCCACGTCACCATCAACGGCCCAGCCGCAGGCCTCATCGTGGTGATCCTGGGCGCCGTGGAGAGCCTCGGCGGCGGTGATTCCATGGCGGGCTACCGCAGCATGCTGGCCGCCGTGGTGGTGAGCGGCGCGCTGCTCTTCCTGCTGGGGCGCATGAAGGCCGGCCGCTTGGGCGACTTCTTCCCCAGCAGCGCGGTGCACGGCATGCTTGCGGCCATCGGCGTCATCATCCTCAGCAAGCAGGCGCACGTGGCCCTGGGCGTGAAGCCGGAGGGCAAGGAGCCGCTGGAGCTGCTGGCCGAGATCCCGAACAGCCTCCTGCACATGAATCCCGAGGTGGCCATCATCGGCGGGGTGAGCCTGCTGATCATGTTCCTGCTGCCGGTGATCAGGAACAGGTGGGTGAAGATGATACCCGCGCCCATGGTGGTGGTGCTCGTGGGCATCGCGCTCGGGCACTGGTTCGATCTGGAGCACGAGCACAAGTACCTCTTCCTCGACGGCCACGAGTACAGCATCGGCCCGAAGTTCCTGGTGACGCTTCCGGAGAGCCTCGCCGATGGATTCGTGTTCCCCGACTGGTCCAAGGCCTTCACGCTGCCCTTCCTCATCGCGGTGGTGAGCATCACCCTGGTGCAGGGCATCGAATCGCTGCTGAGCGCCAAGGCGGTGGACAAGCTGGACCCCTGGAAGCGCGAGAGCGACCTGAACAAGGACCTGAGCGCGGTGGGCGCCGGCAGCGCGCTGGCGGGCCTCGTCGGCGGGCTGCCCATGATCGCGGAGATCGTGCGCAGCAGCGCCAACGTGAACAACGGCGGGCGCACCGGCTGGGCCAACTTCTTCCACGGCGCCTTCCTGCTGGTGTTCATCGCCGCCTTCCCCACCCTCATCCACAGCATCCCGCTGGCCGCATTGGGCGCCATCCTCATGTACACCGGCTACCGCCTCGCCGCCCCGCAGCACTTCAGGCACACCCTGCAGATCGGGCGCGAGCAACTCAGCATCTTCGTCACCACGCTGATCGTCACCCTCGCCACCGACCTCATCATCGGCGTGTTCAGCGGCATCGCGCTCAAGATCATCATCCACCTTTCGCGCGGCGCCAGCCTCCGCTCGCTCTTCAAGCCCAACCTGCACCTGCGCTACGACAGCCTCGCCGACCGCTTCGTGCTGGAGGTGCACGATGCGGCCATCTTCAGCAACTACCTCGGGCTGAAGAAGCGGCTCGACTCGATACCGCCGAAGAACCACGTGCGCGTGGATTTCGACCGGGCCACCCTGGTCGACCACACCGTGATGGAGCACGTATTCGCCTACAAGGAGAAATACGAGCGTGACGGCGGCACCTTCGAAGTGACCGAGATGGGCCATCTTGTGCCCCGCTCGCAGCACCCTCATGCCGCGCGCCGGAAATCGCGGAAAGCCGTCATGCACGCCTGA
- a CDS encoding DUF2309 domain-containing protein: MEILERRQMTAGFDEHAVLHDLKHYLPAQAPLKDFIHHNTLHAFQQERFHEALARASRIFGYKVYLSVNEYRRLFHEGRINAAVMDRVIADHHGIDGLAAWRHRLLEKPYDNAIVPRIGSLRAHWKRDRRIDLDALTHTLLFRVLNSYLDQGIAIWRFPVWDKGFLASVRELQRHAWSGLLRGRRAIGLLLEEGTTIAQLLGILVGDESLYADYLFDQQFAHSGWSGLVSVIEDQPGTLLDRRRISLKEVILFELLLEIDALDRQYPKGWRPLAEGMKHRPRPLFDPVPRAEVDAVRALWQEAFEWTLYDDALAGIDMAAPRPLTDGPTAQGLFCIDDRECSLRRHLEHLDHGFDTYGTAGFFGVEFHYKPEHGKFHTKVAPAPVQPRYLIKEVDKRHKLGRDPHFTRHTHGLVAGWLISQTLGFWSALKLFVSIFRPSSTPGTSDSFQHMDAQASLTVEHCGVHEDGLQVGFTVPEMAQRVEGTLRSIGLVKGFAPVVYVVGHGASSVNNPHYAAYDCGACSGRPGSVNARVFCQMANHPQVRALLRERGIDIPYTTRFLGALHDTTRDEIAYYDEELLAGAQVHAHERNKRIIAEALERNARERSRRFLSIDSALPGETVHERVKRRSVSLFEPRPELNHATNALAIVGRRAMTRGIFLDRRAFLNSYDPLLDPEGQHLLGILNAVAPVCGGINLEYYFSRMDNQKLGAGTKLPHNVMGLIGVANGIEGDLRPGLPSQMIEVHDPLRLLVVVEQVPEVVLRTIQKVPATYGWFANDWVHLVAVHPERRTMHRFRGGAFEDFTPLRTQLPVAADELSVIARQEDNAEVMLLMD; encoded by the coding sequence ATGGAGATCCTCGAGCGACGCCAGATGACCGCTGGATTCGATGAGCATGCGGTGCTGCACGACCTGAAGCACTACCTGCCGGCGCAGGCCCCGCTCAAGGACTTCATCCACCACAACACGCTGCATGCCTTCCAGCAGGAGCGTTTCCACGAGGCGCTGGCCCGGGCCTCGCGGATCTTCGGGTACAAGGTGTACCTCTCGGTGAACGAGTACCGCCGGCTCTTCCACGAGGGGCGCATCAATGCCGCCGTGATGGACCGCGTCATCGCCGACCACCACGGCATCGACGGCCTCGCGGCATGGCGGCACAGGCTGCTGGAGAAGCCCTACGACAACGCCATCGTGCCGCGCATCGGCTCGCTGCGGGCCCATTGGAAGCGCGACCGCCGCATCGACCTCGACGCGCTCACCCACACGCTCCTCTTCCGGGTGCTGAACAGCTACCTGGACCAGGGCATCGCCATCTGGCGGTTCCCCGTTTGGGACAAGGGCTTCCTGGCCAGTGTGCGCGAGCTGCAGCGGCATGCGTGGAGCGGGCTGCTGCGCGGCCGGCGCGCCATCGGCCTGCTCCTGGAGGAGGGCACCACCATCGCCCAGCTCCTCGGCATCCTGGTGGGCGATGAGTCGCTCTATGCCGATTACCTCTTCGACCAGCAGTTCGCGCACAGCGGCTGGAGCGGCCTGGTGAGCGTGATCGAGGACCAGCCCGGCACGCTGCTCGACCGCCGGCGCATCAGCCTGAAGGAGGTGATCCTCTTCGAGCTGCTGCTGGAGATCGATGCCCTGGACCGCCAGTACCCCAAGGGCTGGCGCCCGCTCGCCGAGGGCATGAAGCACCGGCCGCGCCCGCTCTTCGACCCCGTGCCCAGGGCCGAGGTGGATGCGGTGCGGGCGCTGTGGCAGGAGGCCTTCGAGTGGACCTTGTACGACGACGCGCTGGCCGGCATCGACATGGCCGCCCCGCGCCCCCTCACCGACGGCCCCACCGCCCAGGGCCTCTTCTGCATCGACGACCGCGAGTGCAGCCTGCGGCGCCACCTGGAGCACCTGGACCACGGCTTCGACACCTATGGCACCGCGGGCTTCTTCGGCGTGGAGTTCCACTACAAGCCCGAGCACGGGAAGTTCCACACCAAGGTGGCGCCCGCCCCCGTGCAGCCCCGCTACCTGATCAAGGAGGTGGACAAGCGCCACAAGCTGGGGCGCGATCCGCACTTCACCCGCCACACGCACGGCCTGGTGGCCGGCTGGCTCATCTCGCAGACCCTCGGCTTCTGGTCGGCGCTCAAGCTCTTCGTGAGCATCTTCAGGCCCAGCAGCACGCCGGGCACCAGCGATTCCTTCCAGCACATGGATGCGCAGGCATCGCTCACCGTGGAGCACTGCGGGGTGCACGAGGATGGCCTGCAGGTGGGCTTCACGGTGCCCGAGATGGCGCAGCGCGTGGAGGGCACGCTGCGCAGCATCGGGCTGGTGAAGGGCTTCGCGCCGGTGGTGTACGTGGTGGGCCATGGCGCCAGCAGCGTGAACAACCCGCACTACGCGGCCTACGATTGCGGCGCGTGCAGCGGCCGGCCCGGCTCGGTGAACGCCCGCGTGTTCTGCCAGATGGCGAACCATCCGCAGGTGCGGGCCCTGCTCCGGGAGCGCGGCATCGACATCCCGTACACCACGCGCTTCCTGGGCGCGCTGCACGACACCACGCGCGACGAGATCGCCTACTACGACGAGGAGCTGCTGGCCGGCGCGCAGGTGCATGCCCACGAGCGCAACAAGCGCATCATCGCCGAGGCACTGGAGCGCAACGCCCGCGAGCGCTCGCGCCGCTTCCTCAGCATCGACAGCGCGCTGCCCGGCGAAACGGTGCACGAGCGCGTGAAGCGGCGCAGCGTCTCGCTCTTCGAGCCGCGCCCGGAGCTGAACCATGCCACCAACGCCCTCGCCATCGTGGGCCGCAGGGCCATGACGCGCGGCATCTTCCTCGACCGCCGCGCCTTCCTCAACTCCTACGACCCGCTGCTCGACCCCGAGGGGCAGCACCTGCTGGGCATCCTCAACGCCGTGGCGCCCGTGTGCGGCGGCATCAACCTGGAGTACTACTTCTCGCGCATGGACAACCAGAAGCTCGGCGCGGGCACCAAGCTGCCGCACAACGTGATGGGCCTCATCGGCGTGGCCAACGGCATCGAGGGCGACCTGCGCCCCGGCCTGCCCAGCCAGATGATCGAGGTGCACGACCCCCTGCGGCTGCTGGTGGTGGTGGAGCAGGTGCCCGAAGTGGTGCTGCGCACGATCCAGAAGGTGCCGGCCACCTACGGGTGGTTCGCCAACGACTGGGTGCATCTGGTGGCGGTGCATCCCGAGCGCCGCACCATGCACCGCTTCCGCGGCGGCGCCTTCGAGGACTTCACCCCGCTGCGCACCCAGCTGCCGGTGGCCGCCGATGAGCTCTCCGTGATCGCCCGGCAGGAGGACAACGCCGAGGTGATGCTGCTGATGGATTGA
- a CDS encoding HAMP domain-containing sensor histidine kinase, whose product MSFRSRMAVVFTLLVGALLALFGVLVHAHAEHLREEEFFDRLEDRAVLVERLIEESRGMTKSEAGHLAKALRDALPEESIVVIGIDGQVLFEREPIDLPTSWRETATRKGRARITQGDRQFVVVDRPETRPLGILYTMASAIDAAGHESLRELRRSMWLTGLVALLLTAGIAWLYATWALVPVRLLVRKAAEIHEPSERIPVPPGRSGDELAAIATTFNELLSRIDSAFSVQRSFIANASHELRTPLTILRGEAHQARQSDISAQTAQRLRAIEEQAMVMQDLLEQLLWLAQTRGAAERIPFAEVRLDEVAERALERCRARYPERPVRFGMDEDPEGREPLVQGNAVLLTAALYNLLTNAVKYGGERIELRVAVQGRDAVATVTDHGKGMAPDALARVRELFYRTADAAPLDGHGIGLALVDRIMQVHGGRLELSAVEGKGTVAAVRMALVG is encoded by the coding sequence ATGAGCTTCCGATCGCGCATGGCCGTGGTGTTCACCCTGCTGGTGGGCGCGCTGCTGGCCCTGTTCGGCGTGCTGGTGCATGCCCACGCCGAGCACCTGCGCGAGGAGGAGTTCTTCGACCGGCTCGAGGACCGCGCCGTGCTGGTGGAGCGGCTCATCGAGGAATCGCGGGGCATGACGAAGAGCGAGGCGGGCCACCTGGCGAAGGCCCTGCGCGACGCGCTGCCCGAGGAGAGCATCGTGGTGATCGGCATAGACGGGCAGGTGCTCTTCGAGCGCGAGCCCATCGACCTGCCCACCAGCTGGCGCGAGACCGCCACGCGCAAGGGCAGGGCCCGCATCACGCAGGGCGACCGTCAGTTCGTGGTGGTGGACCGTCCCGAGACGCGCCCGCTGGGCATCCTCTACACCATGGCCTCGGCCATCGACGCCGCGGGGCATGAATCGCTGCGCGAGCTGCGCCGCTCCATGTGGCTCACCGGCCTGGTGGCGCTGCTGCTCACGGCGGGCATCGCCTGGCTCTATGCCACCTGGGCGCTGGTGCCCGTGCGCCTGCTGGTGCGCAAGGCTGCGGAGATCCACGAGCCATCGGAGCGCATCCCCGTGCCCCCCGGCCGCAGCGGCGATGAGCTGGCCGCCATCGCCACCACCTTCAACGAGCTGCTCTCGCGCATCGACAGCGCCTTCAGCGTGCAGCGCTCCTTCATCGCCAACGCCTCGCACGAGCTGCGCACGCCGCTCACCATCCTGCGCGGCGAGGCGCACCAGGCCCGGCAGTCGGACATCAGCGCGCAGACCGCCCAACGCCTGCGCGCCATCGAGGAGCAGGCCATGGTGATGCAGGACCTGCTGGAGCAGCTGCTCTGGCTGGCCCAGACGCGCGGCGCCGCCGAGCGCATCCCCTTCGCCGAGGTGCGCCTCGATGAGGTGGCCGAGCGCGCCCTGGAGCGTTGCCGCGCGCGCTACCCCGAGCGCCCCGTGCGCTTCGGCATGGATGAGGACCCGGAGGGGCGCGAGCCGCTGGTGCAGGGCAATGCGGTGCTGCTCACCGCAGCGCTCTACAACCTGCTCACCAATGCCGTGAAGTACGGCGGCGAGCGCATCGAGCTGCGCGTGGCCGTGCAGGGCCGCGATGCGGTGGCCACCGTCACCGATCACGGCAAGGGCATGGCGCCCGACGCGCTGGCCCGCGTGCGCGAGCTGTTCTACCGAACCGCGGACGCCGCACCCCTCGATGGCCATGGCATCGGCCTCGCCCTCGTGGACCGCATCATGCAGGTGCATGGCGGCCGGCTGGAGCTGAGCGCCGTGGAGGGCAAGGGCACCGTGGCGGCGGTGCGCATGGCGCTGGTGGGCTAG
- a CDS encoding 6-carboxytetrahydropterin synthase yields MSMHRTVRVTKRFTFEMAHALRCHDGLCANIHGHSYVLDVTIAGTPAEAPGHPKDGMVIDFADLKRMVRPIVDRFDHALFLHERDKGAVKPDEPLFGRVILTPWQPTCENILLAIVEELAPQLPGDAKLVAARLQETATSWAEWEA; encoded by the coding sequence ATGAGCATGCACCGCACCGTCCGCGTAACCAAGCGCTTCACCTTCGAGATGGCCCACGCCCTGCGCTGCCACGATGGCCTGTGCGCCAATATCCACGGGCACAGCTACGTGCTCGATGTCACCATCGCCGGCACGCCCGCCGAGGCGCCGGGCCATCCCAAGGACGGCATGGTGATCGACTTCGCCGACCTGAAGCGCATGGTGAGGCCCATCGTGGACCGCTTCGATCACGCCCTCTTCCTGCACGAGCGCGACAAGGGGGCGGTGAAGCCCGATGAGCCCCTCTTCGGCCGCGTGATCCTCACGCCCTGGCAGCCCACCTGCGAGAACATCCTGCTGGCGATCGTGGAGGAGCTGGCGCCGCAGCTGCCGGGCGATGCGAAGCTGGTGGCGGCGCGCCTGCAGGAGACGGCCACCAGCTGGGCGGAGTGGGAAGCCTGA
- a CDS encoding proton-conducting transporter membrane subunit, with amino-acid sequence MQLLLPLFVLVPLAGFLISLLVHRRAEMALSRTAYLTAAVQAALITGYIIAWALGGFDAINVKEVSVFRSEGYEFFIDLYFDRVTAVYLFMGAILTFLITVYSRYYLHREEGYKRFFNTILFFFTGYSLTVLAGNFETLFLGWEVLGLSSFLLIGFYRDRYLPVRNSVKVFSIYRVGDVGLLLAMWMSHHLWHENITFHKLNDYVLVHDQLAAHSLVGIFISLAVLLAAAAKSAQLPFSSWLPRAMEGPTPSSAIFYGSLSVHIGVFLLLRTFPFWEHQPSVRVLIGLLGLATSLMAAGTARVQSSVKAQIAYSSIAQIGLIFIEVALGLELLALIHFMGNAFLRTYQLLVSPSVVTYLIREQFYHFTPREHTFEDTLPKRLEYTLYLLCLREWDLESFMYRRLWNPLKRMGRSLDALNINRMLSILLPLYIAGLVALWQAERMPAGLRHALPVAMALIGLVLVLRAFTERKHVRRALSMVIMGHFWVALAISFNAHFDGSHIAIYLSGVVVCGTLSILAVNRLRRTERNVDLGRFHGHAFEHPRLALLFLLACLGLAGFPITPTFLGEDLIFSHIHADQLLLAALVALSFVLNGLALIRLYARIFLGPHVKTYHEVAYRSA; translated from the coding sequence ATGCAGCTGCTGCTCCCCCTCTTCGTACTGGTTCCGCTCGCGGGCTTCCTCATCAGCCTGCTGGTGCACCGGCGCGCCGAGATGGCCCTCTCGCGCACGGCCTACCTCACCGCCGCGGTGCAGGCCGCGTTGATCACCGGCTACATCATCGCCTGGGCGCTGGGCGGCTTCGACGCCATCAACGTGAAGGAGGTGTCGGTGTTCCGCTCCGAGGGCTACGAGTTCTTCATCGATCTCTACTTCGACCGGGTGACGGCCGTGTACCTCTTCATGGGCGCCATCCTCACCTTCCTGATCACGGTTTACAGCCGCTACTACCTGCACCGCGAGGAGGGCTACAAGCGCTTCTTCAACACCATCCTCTTCTTCTTCACGGGCTATTCGCTCACCGTGCTCGCGGGCAACTTCGAGACGCTCTTCCTGGGCTGGGAGGTGCTGGGCCTCTCGTCCTTCCTGCTGATCGGCTTCTACCGCGACCGCTACCTGCCGGTGCGCAACAGCGTGAAGGTGTTCTCCATCTACCGCGTGGGCGACGTGGGGCTGCTGCTGGCCATGTGGATGAGCCACCACCTGTGGCACGAGAACATCACCTTCCACAAGCTCAACGACTACGTGCTGGTGCACGACCAGCTGGCGGCGCATTCGCTGGTGGGCATCTTCATCTCGCTGGCCGTGCTGCTGGCGGCCGCGGCCAAGAGCGCGCAGCTGCCCTTCAGCTCGTGGCTGCCGCGCGCCATGGAGGGCCCCACGCCGAGCAGCGCCATCTTCTACGGCTCGCTCTCGGTGCACATCGGCGTGTTCCTGCTGCTGCGCACCTTCCCCTTCTGGGAGCACCAGCCCAGCGTGCGCGTGCTCATCGGCCTGCTGGGCCTGGCCACGAGCCTGATGGCCGCCGGCACCGCGCGCGTGCAGAGCAGCGTGAAGGCCCAGATCGCCTACAGCTCCATCGCCCAGATCGGGCTCATCTTCATCGAGGTGGCCCTGGGGCTGGAGCTGCTCGCGCTCATCCACTTCATGGGCAATGCCTTCCTGCGCACCTACCAGCTGCTGGTATCGCCCTCGGTGGTCACCTACCTCATCCGCGAGCAGTTCTACCACTTCACCCCGCGCGAGCACACCTTCGAGGACACCCTGCCCAAGCGGCTGGAGTACACCCTGTACCTGCTCTGCCTGCGGGAGTGGGACCTGGAGTCGTTCATGTACCGCCGCCTGTGGAACCCGCTGAAGCGCATGGGCCGCAGCCTCGATGCGCTCAACATCAACCGCATGCTCTCCATCCTGCTGCCCCTCTACATCGCCGGGCTGGTGGCGCTCTGGCAGGCGGAGCGCATGCCCGCGGGGCTCCGGCACGCCCTGCCCGTGGCCATGGCCCTCATCGGGCTGGTGCTGGTGCTGCGCGCCTTCACCGAGCGCAAGCACGTGCGCCGGGCGCTCTCCATGGTCATCATGGGCCACTTCTGGGTGGCGCTGGCCATCTCCTTCAACGCGCATTTCGACGGCAGCCACATCGCCATCTACCTGAGCGGCGTGGTGGTCTGCGGCACGCTGTCGATCCTCGCCGTGAACCGGCTGCGCCGCACCGAGCGCAACGTGGACCTCGGCCGCTTCCACGGGCACGCCTTCGAGCATCCCCGGCTGGCGCTCCTCTTCCTGCTGGCCTGCCTGGGCCTGGCCGGCTTCCCCATCACGCCCACCTTCCTCGGCGAGGACCTCATCTTCTCGCACATCCATGCCGACCAGCTGCTGCTGGCGGCGCTGGTGGCGCTCAGCTTCGTGCTCAACGGGCTGGCGCTCATCCGCCTCTACGCGCGCATCTTCCTGGGCCCGCACGTGAAGACCTACCACGAGGTGGCCTATCGCTCCGCCTAG
- a CDS encoding nuclear transport factor 2 family protein has translation MTPPEIADRWFAAFNAHDLPALLALYHDDAEHFSPKLKQRRPETEGRVRGKPALHAWWADAFERLPSLRYTAWNLITDGTAVFMEYIRQVDGEEDLRVGEVLVIRDGRIAASRVYHG, from the coding sequence ATGACCCCGCCCGAGATCGCCGACCGCTGGTTCGCCGCCTTCAACGCGCACGACCTGCCTGCCCTGCTGGCCCTCTACCACGACGATGCGGAGCACTTCAGCCCCAAGCTGAAGCAGCGCCGGCCCGAGACCGAAGGCCGGGTGCGCGGCAAACCCGCGCTGCACGCCTGGTGGGCCGATGCCTTCGAGCGCCTGCCCAGCCTGCGCTACACCGCTTGGAACCTGATCACCGATGGCACCGCGGTCTTCATGGAATACATCCGCCAGGTCGACGGCGAGGAAGACCTCCGCGTGGGCGAGGTGCTGGTGATCCGCGATGGCCGCATCGCCGCCAGCCGGGTGTACCACGGATGA
- a CDS encoding sulfite exporter TauE/SafE family protein: MMDPHLIALVLFLLIATLYSSVGHAGASGYLAVMALLSFAPETIRPTVLVLNIAVAGIASWRYVRAGLFDAKVFWPLALIALPMAYLGGALRLPAQAFKLVAGVFLLASAVLMAWRALSPPREVEARPMPRWTAALIGLPTGLVSGIIGVGGGIFLSPILIAGRWAQVRHVSGIAAMFILVNSVAGLIGQCSTELVLEPFLPWWLLAVVAGGLVGSQLGATRFGARAILAALFLVLLTAGVKMLAAG; the protein is encoded by the coding sequence ATGATGGACCCCCACCTCATCGCCCTCGTCCTCTTCCTCCTCATCGCCACCCTCTACAGCAGCGTGGGCCATGCGGGCGCCAGCGGCTACCTGGCGGTGATGGCCCTGCTCTCCTTCGCGCCCGAGACCATCCGGCCCACCGTGCTGGTGCTCAACATCGCCGTGGCGGGCATCGCCAGCTGGCGCTATGTGCGAGCGGGCCTTTTCGATGCCAAGGTGTTCTGGCCCCTTGCGCTGATCGCCCTGCCCATGGCCTACCTGGGCGGCGCGTTGCGCTTGCCGGCACAGGCGTTCAAGTTGGTGGCCGGCGTGTTCCTCCTGGCTTCGGCGGTATTGATGGCCTGGCGTGCGCTGTCCCCTCCGCGGGAGGTGGAAGCGCGGCCCATGCCCCGCTGGACCGCAGCGCTCATCGGCCTGCCCACCGGCCTGGTCTCGGGCATCATCGGGGTGGGCGGGGGCATCTTCCTCTCGCCGATCCTCATCGCGGGTCGCTGGGCACAGGTGCGGCACGTCTCCGGCATCGCGGCGATGTTCATTCTCGTCAACTCCGTCGCGGGGCTCATCGGCCAGTGCAGCACGGAGCTGGTGCTGGAGCCCTTCCTGCCGTGGTGGCTGCTTGCGGTGGTGGCCGGCGGCCTCGTCGGTTCCCAGCTGGGCGCCACGCGCTTCGGTGCACGGGCCATCCTCGCCGCCCTCTTCCTGGTGCTGCTGACCGCCGGGGTGAAGATGCTGGCGGCCGGATGA